A single genomic interval of Bradyrhizobium sp. sBnM-33 harbors:
- a CDS encoding ABC transporter substrate-binding protein: MMLKKIAIVAGLGLALSATVEAQTPRKGGTIRMTAPYGSSFTSMDIHTTQRAQDEIYAKALHRSLYNWNSADGKPVLELAREVTVSGGGLVHTFKLRDDAYFHHGRKMTADDIIWSYNRIMDGTKAYPGARFVRVIEGASEVEKGKAKEISGLKKIDDFTLEMKLTEKVDPGFYFFNAITSIYPADEGAKESFIQKPIGLGPFKFLEHVPGSRVVLERWDRFYQSGKPYAGKLIVSLMSEAAARDVAFRNKEIDTSVLGPAQYVAYQADPGLKGTIVEVAEVFTRHMGMNPGFKPFADKRVRQAINHAIDTDLIIAKLVKGKAYRATSWLPLTSPLYDKTMKPYAFDPAKAKALLADAGYPTGFEFEWTTSPNESWGLPIVEAIIPMLDRVGIKVKVKQVETAVLADVIRKGEFQAYVYSMATGPDPSAALKCFHSSTPPSACNYTSFKNADFDKMIDEAGQTDDAAKRGQLLQKANALLYEEAPVWFFNYNKAVMAVQPWLKGIQLNATELTHQNAEDLWVDETSPAK, encoded by the coding sequence ATGATGCTCAAGAAGATTGCGATCGTGGCCGGTTTGGGACTGGCACTCTCCGCCACGGTGGAGGCCCAGACGCCGCGCAAGGGCGGCACCATTCGTATGACGGCGCCCTATGGCTCAAGTTTCACCAGCATGGACATTCATACGACACAGCGCGCCCAGGACGAGATATACGCCAAGGCTCTGCATCGATCGCTCTACAATTGGAACTCCGCTGATGGCAAGCCGGTTCTGGAGCTTGCCAGGGAGGTCACCGTCTCCGGCGGAGGTCTTGTTCATACCTTCAAGCTGCGCGACGACGCTTATTTCCACCATGGTCGCAAGATGACGGCCGACGACATCATCTGGAGCTACAATCGGATCATGGACGGCACCAAAGCCTATCCCGGCGCGCGTTTTGTCCGCGTGATCGAGGGCGCGTCCGAGGTCGAGAAGGGCAAAGCCAAGGAAATCTCCGGTCTAAAAAAAATCGACGACTTCACGCTCGAAATGAAGCTGACCGAAAAGGTCGATCCGGGTTTCTACTTCTTCAACGCGATAACTTCGATCTATCCCGCCGACGAGGGCGCCAAGGAGAGCTTCATCCAGAAGCCGATCGGTCTTGGGCCATTCAAATTTCTCGAGCACGTGCCGGGATCGCGCGTCGTTCTGGAGCGGTGGGACAGGTTCTACCAGTCCGGCAAGCCGTACGCTGGCAAGCTCATTGTGTCGCTCATGAGCGAAGCCGCGGCGCGCGATGTCGCCTTCCGTAACAAGGAAATCGACACCTCGGTGCTCGGGCCGGCGCAGTATGTCGCCTATCAGGCCGACCCCGGCCTCAAGGGCACCATCGTCGAGGTCGCCGAGGTCTTCACGCGTCACATGGGGATGAATCCCGGATTCAAACCGTTCGCCGACAAGCGGGTTCGGCAGGCTATCAACCATGCGATCGATACCGATCTGATCATCGCCAAACTGGTCAAGGGCAAGGCCTATCGGGCCACCAGTTGGCTGCCTCTGACTTCACCGCTTTACGACAAGACCATGAAGCCCTACGCCTTCGATCCCGCCAAGGCGAAGGCGTTGCTCGCGGACGCGGGCTATCCGACCGGCTTTGAATTCGAATGGACGACGAGTCCAAATGAAAGCTGGGGTTTGCCGATCGTCGAGGCCATTATTCCGATGCTGGATCGGGTGGGCATCAAAGTGAAGGTCAAGCAGGTCGAGACCGCGGTGCTGGCGGACGTCATTCGCAAGGGCGAGTTCCAAGCCTATGTTTATTCCATGGCGACCGGCCCCGATCCCTCGGCGGCGCTCAAATGCTTCCACTCGTCGACGCCGCCATCAGCTTGCAACTACACGAGCTTCAAGAACGCGGACTTCGACAAGATGATCGATGAGGCCGGGCAGACCGACGACGCCGCAAAGCGCGGCCAACTGCTGCAAAAGGCCAATGCTTTGCTCTATGAAGAAGCGCCGGTCTGGTTCTTCAACTACAACAAGGCGGTCATGGCGGTGCAGCCGTGGCTCAAGGGGATCCAGTTGAACGCGACGGAACTGACCCATCAAAACGCCGAAGACCTCTGGGTCGATGAGACCTCGCCCGCGAAGTGA
- a CDS encoding ABC transporter permease, whose product MLSFVIRRILQTIPTVLAVVLVIFVLFSVVPGSIMSSMSDDGRTTDPQIVERMKKQLGLDDPVYIRFGSYIASLATGDFGTSFRTREPVTSMIAKRAWPTLQLILAAMTFAIVIGVPLGFIAALRPGGIIDTISMVVAVSGLSMAKFWLGLLLMYLFALKLGWLPSFGYGDGGLRYLILPAATLGVSPMALLARTTRAAVLEIMTADFVRTARSKGMSETLVVKWHVMRNALVLILTTIGLQFGALMGQAVVVEKLFSWPGIGSLLVDSVLQRDIPAVQGSILVVVLFFLTINTVIDVLYAVIDPRIRYA is encoded by the coding sequence ATGCTCTCGTTCGTGATCCGTCGAATCCTGCAAACCATCCCGACCGTGCTGGCTGTCGTGCTGGTGATTTTTGTGCTGTTCAGCGTCGTTCCAGGCAGCATCATGTCGAGCATGAGCGATGACGGCAGAACGACGGACCCGCAGATCGTCGAGCGCATGAAGAAGCAGCTCGGCCTCGACGATCCCGTCTACATACGCTTCGGCTCCTACATTGCCAGCCTCGCGACAGGTGATTTCGGGACCTCGTTCCGGACCCGCGAGCCGGTCACCAGCATGATCGCCAAACGAGCGTGGCCAACCCTGCAATTGATACTCGCAGCCATGACGTTCGCGATTGTGATCGGCGTACCGCTCGGTTTCATCGCAGCGCTACGGCCGGGCGGCATCATCGACACGATCTCGATGGTCGTGGCGGTGTCCGGCCTTTCAATGGCCAAATTCTGGCTCGGGCTGCTGCTGATGTATCTGTTCGCGTTGAAACTCGGCTGGTTGCCGAGTTTTGGCTATGGCGATGGCGGGCTCAGATATCTGATCCTGCCTGCGGCGACGCTCGGTGTCTCGCCGATGGCACTGCTGGCACGGACGACGCGCGCCGCGGTTCTTGAGATAATGACCGCGGATTTCGTCCGGACGGCGCGGTCGAAGGGCATGAGCGAGACCCTGGTCGTGAAGTGGCATGTGATGCGCAATGCTCTCGTCCTAATTCTCACGACCATCGGCCTGCAATTCGGCGCGTTGATGGGGCAGGCGGTCGTGGTCGAGAAATTGTTCTCCTGGCCGGGCATCGGCTCGCTGCTCGTCGACAGTGTGCTGCAGCGCGACATTCCCGCCGTGCAGGGCTCGATTCTCGTGGTGGTGCTGTTCTTTCTGACGATCAATACGGTGATTGACGTGCTCTATGCCGTGATCGACCCCAGGATCAGATACGCATGA
- a CDS encoding PHA/PHB synthase family protein, producing the protein MADKLVQPGWDPLVLAAQLQRIAKQSQILMQRFVSNQPDAVKLGIGDTSSLGFDFFKLMTKMMTNPAAVASAQIDLFYGGLNVWQKTAERMLMPRAQEANAPQDKRFKHPEWSENAIFGFVKDGYLVAAKSILTAIREVQGMDDATARKVDFYTRQFVDALSPSNFVATNPEVLAETLNSGGQNLLRGLENLLVDLERGNGRLSITMTDMSAFRLGENIATTLGKIVYQTDLMQLIQYRPSTPEVRRPPLLIVPPWINKYYVLDLQPKNSFIKWAVDQGHTVFVISWVNPDEKLAEKTFENYMIEGPLAALDVIESATGERSVNTIGYCLGGTLLASTAAYLAAKGDGRIASATYFVTLVDFTDVGEMAVFIDEAQLASLERRMRERGYLEAQDMATAFHMLRANDLIWSFVVNNYLLGKEQMPFDLLFWNSDSTRMPAAMHSFYLRTMYQHNLLAKPGGINLADTPIDLSKISTPTFILSAREDHIAPWKSTYAATRFYSGPVKFVLSASGHIAGVISAPGSKYGHWTNDNLPPRPDEWFAGATPHQGSWWPVWDEWVTRLDSDRVPAREPGGGKLTIIENAPGSYVRVRSAA; encoded by the coding sequence ATGGCCGACAAACTAGTGCAGCCCGGATGGGACCCGCTCGTCCTTGCGGCGCAATTGCAGAGAATCGCCAAACAAAGCCAGATACTGATGCAACGTTTCGTGTCGAATCAGCCGGACGCGGTCAAGCTTGGCATTGGCGACACGTCGAGCCTCGGGTTCGATTTTTTCAAACTCATGACGAAGATGATGACCAACCCCGCGGCGGTCGCGAGCGCTCAGATCGATCTATTTTACGGCGGTTTGAATGTTTGGCAAAAGACCGCCGAACGCATGCTCATGCCCCGCGCGCAAGAAGCCAATGCTCCGCAAGATAAGCGCTTCAAGCATCCGGAATGGAGCGAGAATGCCATCTTCGGTTTCGTGAAAGACGGCTATCTCGTTGCTGCCAAATCGATTCTTACGGCAATCCGCGAAGTCCAGGGCATGGACGACGCCACCGCTCGCAAGGTGGATTTCTACACTCGCCAATTCGTCGACGCTTTGTCGCCCTCCAATTTCGTCGCAACAAATCCGGAGGTCCTCGCCGAAACGCTGAATTCTGGCGGACAGAACTTGCTACGTGGCTTGGAGAATCTTCTCGTCGATCTGGAACGCGGCAACGGCCGGCTTTCGATTACGATGACCGACATGAGTGCTTTCCGCCTCGGCGAAAATATCGCCACGACTCTAGGAAAAATCGTCTACCAGACCGACCTCATGCAATTGATCCAATACAGGCCATCGACGCCGGAAGTCCGAAGGCCTCCACTGCTCATCGTGCCGCCGTGGATCAACAAGTATTATGTTCTCGATCTACAGCCGAAGAATTCCTTCATCAAATGGGCTGTCGATCAAGGCCATACGGTCTTCGTCATCTCCTGGGTAAATCCCGACGAGAAGCTCGCGGAAAAGACCTTTGAAAATTACATGATCGAGGGACCTTTGGCGGCACTGGACGTCATCGAGTCCGCAACCGGAGAGCGGAGCGTCAACACGATCGGCTATTGCCTCGGCGGAACTCTCCTCGCCTCGACGGCCGCCTACTTGGCCGCGAAGGGCGACGGCCGTATTGCAAGTGCCACGTATTTCGTGACACTCGTCGATTTTACCGACGTGGGTGAGATGGCCGTCTTCATCGACGAAGCGCAATTGGCTTCTCTCGAAAGACGGATGCGCGAGCGCGGGTATCTGGAAGCGCAAGATATGGCGACGGCGTTCCATATGTTGCGGGCGAATGACCTGATTTGGTCTTTCGTCGTCAATAATTACCTGCTCGGCAAAGAGCAAATGCCCTTTGATCTTCTGTTTTGGAATTCCGATTCGACGCGCATGCCAGCAGCGATGCATTCGTTCTATTTGCGTACGATGTATCAGCACAATCTCCTTGCAAAACCCGGCGGTATTAACCTCGCCGATACCCCGATCGACTTGTCGAAAATTTCGACGCCGACATTCATTCTATCTGCGCGCGAGGACCACATTGCGCCATGGAAATCGACCTATGCAGCGACCCGCTTCTATTCCGGTCCGGTCAAGTTCGTTTTGTCGGCGTCTGGCCATATTGCTGGCGTGATCAGCGCACCGGGCAGCAAATATGGTCACTGGACGAACGATAATTTGCCGCCGCGCCCTGACGAATGGTTTGCTGGCGCTACGCCTCATCAAGGCTCTTGGTGGCCGGTCTGGGACGAATGGGTAACGCGACTTGATTCCGACCGCGTTCCTGCGCGAGAACCCGGCGGCGGCAAGCTCACGATTATCGAAAACGCGCCGGGCTCTTACGTGCGGGTGAGATCCGCAGCGTAG
- a CDS encoding DinB family protein — protein MTISQFRQLAAYNRWANARLYAAALDLSDQAYRLHIGVVFGSLHGTLNYLLLTDRLWLKRLTGEGDHPNRLDAILYEDRAELTWARIDEDNRLMAVVDQYDEVTLASLHGYKTSSGMPQSQVLADILLHLFNHQTHHRGQAHACLSILTGGEPPSLDLLAFQRGGTAPDLKTLIRHGRV, from the coding sequence ATGACCATCTCCCAGTTTCGGCAACTTGCGGCCTACAATCGCTGGGCCAATGCACGCCTGTATGCCGCTGCACTTGATCTATCGGATCAGGCATATCGGCTTCACATCGGCGTCGTCTTCGGCAGTCTGCACGGCACATTAAACTACTTGCTGCTGACCGACCGCCTCTGGCTGAAACGGCTGACCGGTGAAGGCGACCATCCGAATCGCCTTGACGCTATTCTGTATGAAGACCGTGCCGAATTAACCTGGGCGCGTATCGATGAAGACAATCGGTTGATGGCGGTTGTCGATCAGTACGACGAAGTGACACTTGCCAGTCTCCACGGCTACAAGACATCCTCCGGGATGCCGCAGTCTCAGGTCCTCGCGGATATTCTGTTGCACCTGTTCAATCACCAGACCCATCATCGCGGACAAGCACATGCGTGCTTATCGATCTTGACGGGTGGCGAACCACCTTCGCTCGACTTGCTGGCGTTTCAGCGCGGCGGCACAGCGCCCGATCTCAAAACGCTGATCCGACACGGACGGGTGTAG
- a CDS encoding ABC transporter permease: MKFGTSLIIGGALFALAIFVGLLAPWLAHTDPVMDANLMNAEEPPSWTWWFGTDAQGRDIYSRVVHGARISLTVGIVSQLVNSVIGVTLGLTAGYWGGWWDDFVNGLTNLMLAIPSLIFALAIMAVLGSGLTSLLIALGLTNWSFTCRIARASTLSLKSQGYVQAARVLGYGDLRIMITQLLPNMLGPIIVIGTLGMGSAVLAEAALSFLGLGIRPPYPSWGSMLSEAREQITTAPWLSIFPGLAIFLTVLGLNLLGDGLRDILDPQSRSQRA; this comes from the coding sequence ATGAAGTTCGGAACCAGTCTCATCATCGGCGGGGCGTTGTTCGCGCTTGCGATCTTCGTCGGCCTGCTCGCGCCCTGGCTGGCGCATACGGATCCTGTGATGGATGCCAACCTGATGAATGCGGAAGAGCCACCGAGCTGGACGTGGTGGTTCGGCACCGACGCGCAGGGCCGCGACATTTACTCCCGCGTCGTGCACGGCGCGCGCATTTCGCTGACGGTCGGCATCGTCTCGCAACTGGTCAACAGCGTCATCGGCGTGACGCTGGGCCTGACCGCGGGCTATTGGGGCGGCTGGTGGGACGACTTCGTCAACGGGCTGACCAATCTCATGCTCGCGATCCCCTCGCTGATCTTCGCGCTTGCCATCATGGCGGTGCTTGGATCCGGCCTGACCAGCCTGCTGATCGCGCTCGGGTTGACCAACTGGTCGTTCACTTGCCGGATCGCACGGGCGTCGACGTTGTCGCTCAAGAGCCAAGGCTATGTGCAGGCTGCACGAGTGCTCGGCTACGGAGATCTGCGCATCATGATCACGCAGCTGCTGCCGAACATGCTCGGACCCATCATCGTCATCGGCACGCTGGGCATGGGCAGCGCGGTATTGGCCGAAGCCGCGCTTTCGTTCCTTGGCCTCGGAATCCGCCCGCCCTATCCAAGCTGGGGCAGCATGCTGTCAGAGGCCCGCGAGCAGATCACAACGGCGCCGTGGCTCTCGATTTTCCCCGGGCTCGCCATATTCCTGACGGTGCTTGGCCTGAATCTGCTCGGCGATGGCTTGCGTGACATTCTCGATCCACAGTCGCGGAGCCAGCGCGCATGA